One window from the genome of Bufo bufo chromosome 4, aBufBuf1.1, whole genome shotgun sequence encodes:
- the LOC120996987 gene encoding glycine-rich protein DOT1-like — translation MKVRRGSGEGGGHIQEYMKVRRGSGEGGGHIQEYMKVRRGSGEGGGHIQEYMKVRRGSGEGGGHIQEYMEVRRSSGEGGGHIQEYMEVRKSSGEGGGHIQEYMKVRRGSGEGGGHIQEYMEVRRSSGEGGGHIQEYMEVRKSSGEGGGHIQEYMKVRRGSGEGGGHIQEYMEVRRSSGEGGGHIQEYMEVRKSSGEGGGHIQEYMEVRKSSGEGGGHIQEYMEFRKSSGEGGGHIQEYMEVRKSSGEGGGHIQEYMEVRKSSGEGGGHIQEYMKVRRGSGEVLYRSTWRSGEAAVRVEVTYRSTWRSGEAAVRLEVIL, via the exons ATGAAGGTCAGGAGAGGCAGCGGTGAGGGTGGAGGTCACATACAGGAGTACATGAAGGTCAGGAGAGGCAGCGGTGAGGGTGGAGGTCACATACAGGAGTACATGAAGGTCAGGAGAGGCAGCGGTGAGGGTGGAGGTCACATACAGGAGTACATGAAGGTCAGGAGAGGCAGCGGTGAGGGTGGAGGTCACATACAGGAGTACATGGAGGTTAGGAGAAGCAGTGGTGAGGGTGGAGGTCACATACAGGAGTACATGGAGGTTAGGAAAAGCAGTGGTGAGGGTGGAGGTCACATACAGGAGTACATGAAGGTCAGGAGAGGCAGCGGTGAGGGTGGAGGTCACATACAGGAGTACATGGAGGTTAGGAGAAGCAGTGGTGAGGGTGGAGGTCACATACAGGAGTACATGGAGGTTAGGAAAAGCAGTGGTGAGGGTGGAGGTCACATACAGGAGTACATGAAGGTGAGGAGAGGCAGCGGTGAGGGTGGAGGTCACATACAGGAGTACATGGAGGTTAGAAGAAGCAGTGGTGAGGGTGGAGGTCACATACAGGAGTACATGGAGGTTAGGAAAAGCAGTGGTGAGGGTGGAGGTCACATACAGGAGTACATGGAGGTTAGGAAAAGCAGTGGTGAGGGTGGAGGTCACATACAGGAGTACATGGAGTTTAGGAAAAGCAGTGGTGAGGGTGGAGGTCACATACAGGAGTACATGGAGGTTAGGAAAAGCAGTGGTGAGGGTGGAGGTCACATACAGGAGTACATGGAGGTTAGGAAAAGCAGTGGCGAGGGTGGAGGTCACATACAGGAGTACATGAAGGTGAGGAGAGGCAGCGGTGAGGTCCTATACAGGAGTACATGGAGGTCAGGAGAGGCAGCGGTGAGGGTGGAGGTCACATACAGGAGTACATGGAG GTCAGGAGAAGCAGCAGTGAGGCTGGAGGTGATACTATAG
- the PPM1G gene encoding protein phosphatase 1G isoform X2, whose translation MGAYLSQPNTSKSSGGGGSERLTYGYSAMQGWRVSMEDAHNCIPKLDSETAMFSVYDGHGGEEVALYCSKYLPDIIKEQKAYAEDKLQKALEDAFLAIDEILTQEHVIKELSQMAGRPINDQENKNKVADEDDDKTDTDDKTTTVNGDLEPDVKCKNGKKETSVAAVSSSDEGGSGSGSSSHRKAASEAVSSSTGEAGPSCSSCPTQPPSTEKSKFFEDSEESEAEDEEDDSEECSEEEYSSEEAENEEDSEVEEDEEEEEDEEDEDAMLPGMDGKEEPGSDSGTTAVVALIRGKQLIVANAGDSRCVVSEGGKAVDMSYDHKPEDELELARIKNAGGKVTMDGRVNGGLNLSRAIGDHFYKRNRNLPPEEQMISALPDIKVLTLNEEHEFMVIACDGIWNVMSSQEVVDFIHERISQHDESGEPVNLSSIVEELLDQCLAPDTSGDGTGCDNMTCIIVRFQPYSHSSAEGSKRKLDVVEAVTENCNDGSKKAKTD comes from the exons ATGGGAGCCTATCTGTCCCAGCCTAACACCAGCAAGAGCTCCGGCGGGGGCGGCAGTGAGCGCCTCACCTACGGCTACTCCGCCATGCAGGGCTGGAGGGTGTCCATGGAG GACGCCCATAACTGCATCCCCAAGCTGGACAGTGAGACGGCCATGTTCTCGGTGTATGACGGTCACGGAG GTGAAGAGGTGGCTTTATACTGTTCCAAGTACCTGCCGGACATTATAAAGGAGCAGAAGGCGTACGCGGAGGACAAGCTGCAGAAG GCTCTGGAGGACGCCTTCCTCGCCATCGATGAGATTCTGACACAGGAGCATGTAATCAAGGAGCTGTCACAGATGGCTGGACGGCCAATCAACGACCAAGAGAACAAGAACAAAGTAGCCGACGAGGATGATG ATAAGACGGACACTGACGACAAGACCACAACTGTTAACGGGGACCTGGAACCAGACGTCAAGTGCAAGAACGGCAAGAAAGAGACCTCCGTGGCGGCAGTCTCCTCATCGGATGAAGGAGGCAGCGGCTCTGGAAGCTCCTCACACCGCAAGGCAGCCAGCGAGGCAGTGTCTTCTTCCACCGGTGAGGCTGGACCTTCCTGTTCCTCCTGCCCCACACagccaccatctacagaaaagtcCAAGTTCTTTGAGGACAGTGAAGAGTCTGAGGCTGAAGATGAGGAGGACGACAGTGAG GAGTGCAGCGAAGAAGAATACAGCAGCGAGGAGGCGGAGAATGAGGAAGACAGCGAggttgaggaggatgaggaagaagaagaggatgaggaagatgaaGATGCGATGCTTCCTGGCATGGACGGGAAGGAGGAG CCCGGCTCTGACAGTGGCACCACGGCTGTTGTCGCCCTCATCAGGGGAAAGCAGCTGATTGTGGCCAATGCCGGTGACTCCCGATGTGTGGTGTCTGAGGGAGGAAAAGCCGTGGACATGTCCTACGACCATAAACCAGAGGATGAGCTGGAGCTGGCACGGATTAAGAACGCTGGTGGGAAAGTCACCATGGACGGCAGAGTGAACGGAGGCCTGAACCTGTCAAGGGCCATAG GTGATCACTTCTACAAGAGGAACAGGAACCTCCCCCCGGAGGAGCAGATGATATCCGCTCTGCCTGACATCAAGGTGCTGACTTTGAACGAGGAGCACGAGTTCATGGTGATCGCCTGTGATGGAATCTG GAATGTCATGAGCAGCCAGGAAGTTGTGGACTTCATCCATGAGAGGATCAGCCAGCATGATGAGAGTGGGGAACCAGTGAACCTCTCGTCTATAGTGGAAGAG CTCTTGGACCAGTGCTTGGCTCCAGACACCTCTGGGGATGGAACAGGATGTGACAACATGACCTGCATCATTGTCCGCTTCCAGCCGTATTCTCACAGTAGTGCCGAAGGCAGCAAGCGAAAACTGGATGTTGTGGAGGCAGTGACTGAGAACTGCAATGACGGCAGCAAGAAGGCAAAGACAGACTAG
- the PPM1G gene encoding protein phosphatase 1G isoform X1, with amino-acid sequence MGAYLSQPNTSKSSGGGGSERLTYGYSAMQGWRVSMEDAHNCIPKLDSETAMFSVYDGHGGEEVALYCSKYLPDIIKEQKAYAEDKLQKALEDAFLAIDEILTQEHVIKELSQMAGRPINDQENKNKVADEDDVDNEEAELLHEEATMTIEELLTRYGQNCGKGARNKSCPHNADKTDTDDKTTTVNGDLEPDVKCKNGKKETSVAAVSSSDEGGSGSGSSSHRKAASEAVSSSTGEAGPSCSSCPTQPPSTEKSKFFEDSEESEAEDEEDDSEECSEEEYSSEEAENEEDSEVEEDEEEEEDEEDEDAMLPGMDGKEEPGSDSGTTAVVALIRGKQLIVANAGDSRCVVSEGGKAVDMSYDHKPEDELELARIKNAGGKVTMDGRVNGGLNLSRAIGDHFYKRNRNLPPEEQMISALPDIKVLTLNEEHEFMVIACDGIWNVMSSQEVVDFIHERISQHDESGEPVNLSSIVEELLDQCLAPDTSGDGTGCDNMTCIIVRFQPYSHSSAEGSKRKLDVVEAVTENCNDGSKKAKTD; translated from the exons ATGGGAGCCTATCTGTCCCAGCCTAACACCAGCAAGAGCTCCGGCGGGGGCGGCAGTGAGCGCCTCACCTACGGCTACTCCGCCATGCAGGGCTGGAGGGTGTCCATGGAG GACGCCCATAACTGCATCCCCAAGCTGGACAGTGAGACGGCCATGTTCTCGGTGTATGACGGTCACGGAG GTGAAGAGGTGGCTTTATACTGTTCCAAGTACCTGCCGGACATTATAAAGGAGCAGAAGGCGTACGCGGAGGACAAGCTGCAGAAG GCTCTGGAGGACGCCTTCCTCGCCATCGATGAGATTCTGACACAGGAGCATGTAATCAAGGAGCTGTCACAGATGGCTGGACGGCCAATCAACGACCAAGAGAACAAGAACAAAGTAGCCGACGAGGATGATG TGGACAACGAGGAAGCCGAGCTGcttcatgaggaggccaccatgaCCATCGAGGAGCTGCTCACACGTTATGGCCAGAACTGCGGGAAGGGGGCTCGGAATAAGTCGTGTCCACATAATGCAGATAAGACGGACACTGACGACAAGACCACAACTGTTAACGGGGACCTGGAACCAGACGTCAAGTGCAAGAACGGCAAGAAAGAGACCTCCGTGGCGGCAGTCTCCTCATCGGATGAAGGAGGCAGCGGCTCTGGAAGCTCCTCACACCGCAAGGCAGCCAGCGAGGCAGTGTCTTCTTCCACCGGTGAGGCTGGACCTTCCTGTTCCTCCTGCCCCACACagccaccatctacagaaaagtcCAAGTTCTTTGAGGACAGTGAAGAGTCTGAGGCTGAAGATGAGGAGGACGACAGTGAG GAGTGCAGCGAAGAAGAATACAGCAGCGAGGAGGCGGAGAATGAGGAAGACAGCGAggttgaggaggatgaggaagaagaagaggatgaggaagatgaaGATGCGATGCTTCCTGGCATGGACGGGAAGGAGGAG CCCGGCTCTGACAGTGGCACCACGGCTGTTGTCGCCCTCATCAGGGGAAAGCAGCTGATTGTGGCCAATGCCGGTGACTCCCGATGTGTGGTGTCTGAGGGAGGAAAAGCCGTGGACATGTCCTACGACCATAAACCAGAGGATGAGCTGGAGCTGGCACGGATTAAGAACGCTGGTGGGAAAGTCACCATGGACGGCAGAGTGAACGGAGGCCTGAACCTGTCAAGGGCCATAG GTGATCACTTCTACAAGAGGAACAGGAACCTCCCCCCGGAGGAGCAGATGATATCCGCTCTGCCTGACATCAAGGTGCTGACTTTGAACGAGGAGCACGAGTTCATGGTGATCGCCTGTGATGGAATCTG GAATGTCATGAGCAGCCAGGAAGTTGTGGACTTCATCCATGAGAGGATCAGCCAGCATGATGAGAGTGGGGAACCAGTGAACCTCTCGTCTATAGTGGAAGAG CTCTTGGACCAGTGCTTGGCTCCAGACACCTCTGGGGATGGAACAGGATGTGACAACATGACCTGCATCATTGTCCGCTTCCAGCCGTATTCTCACAGTAGTGCCGAAGGCAGCAAGCGAAAACTGGATGTTGTGGAGGCAGTGACTGAGAACTGCAATGACGGCAGCAAGAAGGCAAAGACAGACTAG